The sequence TGGTCAGACCTGGTCACACCATGGTCAGACCTGGTCACACCATTTGGTGAGACCATTTGGTCAGGCTCTTGTTTAATCGTTTGATCGTGTCCTGTCTCATCAACTGTTTTTTGACGTCCCACCGTATTCTTTTTAAACAGCTCGTCTGGGTTCGGTCCCTGTCGACTCAGCACTTCAGTCATACGGTTCTTTGCGTCTCCACCAACGATGGCCGCAAGTTGTGACTCAAGCTCGTCTTCATAGTTCCTTTTTTTTGCCATAACGTCATCCGTTGAACGACTCGATTCTATCCATAAATTCTGTCGCGAGGTCGCGATAATTGCGGCATCCCAGTGCGCTTTCGTCAAAGTCACAAATACACCGTCCCGCAATATTTGATCGTTCAATGACAGTATTGCGATGTATCTGCGTTTTGAAGACGTTCTCTGGCTGGAAATACGCCTTCACAGAGTTGGCAATGATCTTCCCTGCCTTTGTCCGTTTATCAAGTAATGTGAGGAGTGCGCCGAGTAATTTCAACTTCGGATTTACCGCCACGATTTTGTTTACAACTCTTAGCAATGCGTCGACGCCTGATAGAGCATAGGCTGATCCTGCTTCAACGGGGATAATATAGAAGTCTGATACGACGAGGGCGTTATTCAGAAACAATGAATCTATCTGAGGGGGGCAGTCTATCAAGACGTAGTCGAACGTTTTCATGAAATCGATATCTCTTTCAAGTGCCGTTCTGAACCCAATAAAACGCATAGGATCGTTATAATCAACACTGAGTGTGATAGAACCAGCATTCAGATTGTTTGGGATGAGGTGTATACCCTCATACTTGCATGGTACCGCACATGATGAGAATGTTGCTCCATCTGAGAATAACATGCCGATATTCTTTTCAAGTTCAAACGGAGAGACTTTGCTTAACGTTTGCGACGCATTTCCCTGTGGATCACAGTCGATAACAAGAACTTTCTTCTTTCTTCTTGAGAGGTTGTAGGAAAGATTTGTCGTCGTCGTTGTTTTTCCGACACCGCCTTTCTGGTTGGCTATACTTGTTATGTACACGGCACCACTCCTTTAACCTTGTTTTTTATTGGGCATATCCGCAATACTCGCGCCAGTCAAAGGTTTACGGATGTATTTTGTTTTTTTGAAATCACCATGATGTCAAACGAAACGAGAGATAGTATACACATGACAACAAAAAACCCCGCTTCGGCGGGGTTGAGAACGAGGATGAAGGGGCGATATTACCATGCCTGCATTTTCCCACATTGGGGACACATCGCGCCTTTCGGTGTGATATAGAAGAGTTCCATTCCACATGTACATTGCCAGTATTCTTGAGGGATAACCGGATATTTGCCGGCCCCCTTGTGTAGTCCGCAGTTGGGACATTCCAGCCATGTCGTACCGACGGGAGCAATGCTTATCCATTCATGCTTGCAGTTCAAGCATACTGCTTCGCCTGATACATGCGGAGAGTGCTTTGGGGATGTTGGGAAATTGATGACGTTCTTCGGAGGCGATTTTATGGGATCAACCTCAAGCGCAGCACAAATCAGTTCGTATGTCTCACGATCACATTCCATTCTTCCCCCTTCGATCATGCTGATTTCCGAGGGCTTCACTCCAGTCGCTTGACCAAGTTCACGGCATGTTTTGTCGGCGTTTTGACGTGCTTGTCGAATGTGTTGTCTTTGGTTTTCGGTTATAGTCATTGTTTCGCCCTGCATTCCTCGCGAACAGTTCTTTGAAATTGAGACATTCCCTGGAGGTACGACGTTCGTAACAAGTCTTTTATTTCTTCAATGACATGCCTGGGAACTTCGCTTTTTTCGGCCTGTGCCGTGATTCCGTCGCACGCACATTCCAAGGTTATGCTGTTTCGCGTAATTCTGAATCTAGGTGTTGTCCCGCACCCTGGACATGCAGGGAGGTCCGTCTTTTGTATTTTCTTTTTCATGCCACTTCCTTGTCGTTCGATTATCGCGCGTTGCTTCCGGCTCACGGGATTCTCGGGACGGGTGTCCAGTTACGAGGCTATCTTGATGTTCGTGTATCGTCTTTCGCCGCGATGTTTGTAATACCATTGCATAATCGCCTTTCGCTCTTCTTCGTTCCAACCAAGTGCCCGTTGTTTCGTTGTGACTATATTTTTTTGAAGTGCATCGAGCGCATGGAACCACATCGGTAAAGCCTTTACGCCATGGGATTGAATTAACTCACATCTATGCCAAGCCTCTTCCGGTGTTGAATCGAATCCAATCAGCGCGTATGATCTTATATTGTGTTTTGCTATCTTGAACTTTCTCAATAGCGTGTACGCTCTTGCCCATTGATCGACATACTTTAGTGAGTCCAAAGCAAGCCGGATCATGGGCTTTTTAACTCTTGCTATGCGCTCCGCGTGGTGTTTATTTAGTCGTCGAGCGTCAACGCCTTGGTTAAAATCGCACCAGCCCCATTTTTCAAGCCTATCCATCACGCGGTCAAAATGTGCTTCAGAGGCTGCGAATAAGTTGTTGTCGCAAAGGATCGGCAAGTCTTTCCAATCATCAAGCTCGACGATCCCGCCCGGTTCGATGCGCCCTTCACCTATTCCACAGAACTTGCACTTATTGGGGCAACCAGTGGTTGTGCGGGTGGCCATGGGGTTCACTTTCTGTAAGACTCCGGGGTAGTTGTCCTGCACTTCAACTTTGTCGATCTCATCGAAAAAACGCGGCATTAGTTTCACCGCAGGACCACCAACAATGACATGTGGGAAAAGCGTGTGGGAAACTTGCATTTTTACATCAGGCAAATTCCACGTAAATGGGATGCTGATGTAAAGCGTGCCCCCGTCAATCCATTGCGTTGGTGCTTTCGGCCACATATCTGTCATTTCCCCCGCGCAGCCCAACTACTCACACAATCCGTATTCTGAAACGCATTCAGGCTGTGGAAGAATATCGAGCATTGAGGCTTGGCCGTTTCGATTCGTTGTTGCCCAGTTAGCTACGTGATAAACTGTACAGTTATTAAAATTTTTTGAGTTCTTTCCGCGTGGAGTTTTGTCGTACGAAAAGAATGATGATATGCCACGCCTTGCCGCAAGGGAAACACGGCGCTCCCACCGTGAGATACGATCAAGCTCCTCTGGAAACATGCGTGATATATTTGACAATTCAGCTTTTCTTGCAAAAATACATGGCATACATCCAACTCTGTGCATTCCCATCTTGTACAATGGATTCGGCTCAACTCCATGCTGTGCGAGATAGTCAAAACACTTCTTCTTGCTCCAAGATGCAATCGGCCTGTATATATCTATCTCTCCCTCTTCGTGCATAGGAAGCAGTGCGCGACGCGGGCTTTCATCCCAGCGGATCCCTTGCCACGATATGGGCTTATCGCCGTTGTCCAAGATGACCGCGAAAACAGCCTGTTGAATCGGTATGACTTTGAGTTCCCCCGAACAAAAACGCCGTGTAGCTGATGGGAACCGGCTATGATATAAACACATATCAAGAAATGGGTTCCCCGTAGGCGTGAGCGTCCAGAGCGCTTGCCGAAGGCGTTTATTCGTCCATCCCGTCTTTTTTCGGTCTTTGATCCTCGAAACTAGCTTTCTCCTTCGCGTCTCGATCTTTGCTGAAAAATCAGCCTTCACTTTCATGATCGGCGCTTTGAATACATTCTCAAGATAGCCAATGTATTCAAGAGTCAAGGGGTGTTCATTCCCTGTGTCGGCAAACACAAAACGCAAATTGGGTGTCATTCGTTCTATGGCAAGGAGGGCAGTAGCCGTGCTGTCTACGCCGCCCGAAATGGAAACAACGTTCACGTTCATGTTTTATATACCTCGTCCCCGGCACAGCCCAACATCCGCGTCAAGCTGCGCCGGATATTGTTTTATCCCGGCAACCCGTTGTGTTCTGCGCCGTCGAGGAGCCGGCCAGATTTCTTGCTCCCTACGCGTTCCATGAACACAACACGCTCACCATGAAAGCCATGTCCTCCTGCGAGGTTCATAAACCGCTGTTTTTTGCTTTTATCCTTGGGCAAGTTGCGCCAATCAGGATCATCGTCACGGTCATAGGTACAAGTCCATTCCCCCCACTGCTTGAACCAGAATGGGACATTTGCCGCGCCACACTGATCGCGCAGAGAGCGCACCCAATCAGGATGCATCGGTCTGGCGTTGGGTCCTGATTCACCGCCACAGATGGCCCAGTGTAGCCCAGGTTCCGGGGAATACGTTGAATCATGTGTTCCCCAAAAACCTCCAGACCAAGAATCATAGGCCCACCCATGCCTATCAAAATGCTCAATGTCCTGGTTATCTTCGGTGAGCATCATGTACCGGTGCAAGTTCACCTTCCCCAATAGCGGCTCACACGACACAAACCGGACCGCCGCCGGAGTATTGAGCAAGATTGGTATGCGGTAGTCGGCCATTTGTTGGTTTTCGACTGTTACGCCTAGCCAGACGTTACGCATCGGCCAGCCTACGTTCATTTTACCAACAAGGTTGCCGTTAATACTATTATAGACTTGGCACTCGGCCTCTTCGTTGTGAGTTATATCCATCGCCACATCAGAAAGATGTTCGGCCCAATTTCTCTTCTCTCCTTGCTCTACATATTCCCGCATCCCCTCCGGCCGTTTCGTGAGCACCATAAACGTATGCTGCGGACAAAGGGCCATTACTGCAAACACATGGTCGAGCCACTCATCTTGCACGGTAGGATGGAAAATATCTGTCATGCTCCCCACAAAAATGCGTCGTGGCCTCTTCCAATGTAGTGGTATTTCAAGCGCAGACTCAACAAACGCCGTTTTCCCGTTCCAGGCTTTGGATGTACAGCCTACTACTTGGCTATACGTATCTGCCGTCTTGGGGTTCTGCGCGAGTCTACATGCGGTTCGTTCAGCATAACAGTTGTCACACGCGGGGGAGATTTTGGAACACCCGATGATTGGGTTCCAGGTCGCGTCTGCCCAATTTATTTTTGTGTTATCTGCCATCAGATCACCCTAATATTTTCGATTTCGGTCCAGCCTTTTCCGCAGACGTCCAAGCCGTATTTGCCGCCTTGCTCTCGCCAGTCGCTCAGGGCAAACGTGCGGGTCCATCCCTCTTTGAATCGAGCTGAAATTCTCGTACCGCGCTCGACGTGAGGCAGGACGCCGGGGAGTGGGGGTTGGGTTGTGGTCATGGCTAGGCTCCCATTTCCGCGATAAACCGAGATGGTTTTTGTTGATCGTGAACGATGGTGATGGAGTTGGCTGCTCTGGTGAGCGCGACGTAGGCGAGGCGGCGTTCTTCCTCTATGTTGGCATTTCGCTTCGAGGGAAAGACTCCATCGTCAAAGCCTATGAGAACAACGTTGTCCCATTCCAGTCCCTTGGCGGCGTGGACAGTCATGAGCGGTACGGTCTCATCGTCTATGGAGAGATCGTCTTGCGCGTCCTGAAAGGCGAGGTATTCCAACAAGCCTGACACTGTTGTGATGTCGTGTTGCTCAACGATGCTTTCCAGAAAATTCATCTCTACCGGTGAGGAAGGGAGAAACCAGTCTTGAGCGACATTCAATGCGTCATCAACTAATTCCAATCCTGCGAAGGGAGAGAAACCTACAGACTGTTTCCATACTTGAAAATGAGAAAGGCCGAGTTTTGCAGCATTGATTCGTATTTGTGCATACGTTTCACGGGAGACGTCGCAATATTCCCGAATCACCATGAACGAGAAGTTATCGAATGGATTGATCATCAGCTTGAGTACAGCGTGGATTCGCATGAACTCGGGACTATTCTGGAGTTTGCTGGCAGAGCCGACGTGAATATTTTTTATCCCAAATGTATCAAGCTCATTCGAGGTGCCTTCAAGAAGATCGTGTGTTCTGCATAATACAGCCAAAGAACCGCTTTTGACATCTCTTGCCTGGGAAACAATGCAGGCTTCAAGATTTATGTGAAGAACGTTTTCAAACAATGCTCCCTGGCCTTGTGTCTTTTCAGCAAGGCCAATCTCACCTTCTTCTTGTCGTGCCGGTACCATCGTTTTGGGTAATCGATTGGCGTTGTGGTCAATAAGATTGTTCGCCGCATCGACGATTGTTCTTCCATTTCGGTAATTCTGTTCAAGCCGGAGGATATGAAACTTTTCGGCCTGGCTAACGAGATAGCCGGGGATGGCTCCGCGCCATTCGTAGATGCTTTGATCAATGTCACCGACAGCGAAAAGGGCTGAACCGCAGTGTTCCATAACATCGTTGACGATCATCCATTGTTGGCCGTCGAGGTCCTGGCACTCGTCGACCAAGAGGTAGCGCCAGTGCAGATATTGCGCGATGCGCGGCATGAGTTGGCGCAAGCCGATCATCAAGCCGTCGTGGGTAACGGCGTTGTTTTCCCTGCAGCGTTGGTAAAATCCGCGTACGATATTGGCGGCGGGTTCGTCGGCTGGCGGTTCTTGAAAATGCTCTCGATAATGGGCGAATGCTTCCGCTATATCTTTGCGTTTGACTTTCCAGCGCTTTGATGCGCTGTCATATCCACCCATTTCTTCGGCCACGTCTTTCAGGAGCATGTCTTCTTCGAGAGAAGAATAGACCGTGAAACGGTCCGTCCGCAGGCCCAACAGATCGCCGAATTGGCGCAAGAGTCGAAAGGCCAGACCGTGCATAGTGGAAACGCTCAAGCCATAGGCGTTCTTGCCAAGCCGTGCTTCAAGTCGTTCCTTCATCTCTTTTGCCGCCAATCGCGTGAACGTAATGGCGACAATTTCAGAAGGATGAACTTTGCAGTCCTCAATAAGATGCGCGATACGCTCGGTCAGAACTCGTGTCTTGCCGGAGCCGGCACCGGCCAGAACGAGGACCTGACGGTGTTTGTCCTGATCGACGGTGACGGCCTCGCGTTGTTGGGCGTTGAGTGTAACGACTTGGGGAGGCATACTCTGTTGAGTCTGTATGGTTTCGGTTGTGGCAATGGTGTTCATGCTGTTTCCTCGCTTAATACCAGGGGGCTGGTTCATGGGGAGAAATCCTGGAAAGAATGATGATGGCGCATCCATCCTTTACGCACCCGTCCGTGATTATTCTTGATGCATAGGCAAAAAACATGCGTTCGAACGAACCGTGAGTTACCTGCAGAGCGTCCATATATTTGATGCCGTATGTCTCTTTAATAATCAGAACACCTTCCATGAACGCCAAGTTATAATCGTCTGGAGAAAGAATCATCCTGTGCATCATAGAGGCAAAAAGTCTCCGTCCAGACAGCAACGCCCTTGCTCTTCTCGGATGCGGTGAGGTTTGTCGTTGATCATTACAATTTCCCAGCCGTCCGGTAGTCTTTCCGGTGCGTGGCAGGTATTGATGATGATTTGTGTTTCCGGGTTGGCCGCTTCAACGGTATTAAGGAATGCGGACAGATTCGTGCTATCGACCTCAGCCGCTTCGACAATGATGGTTGTTGCTTTGAGCGCGGCCGCTAAAGCGGCATCAAAGATGGCCTTTTGCCCACCCGATAAACCGGCATAGGGAACGGTGCGTCCATCCATGGACCAACCAAAAGCAACGGTTCCGGATTCGATTTCGATGACGGCTGCACCGTGGGGGAGATAGGCCGACATGGTTGCCGTCAGGCTGGAGAGTGTTCCGGCAAGCGCGTCTTCCTTCCGTGCTTTCTGCCGTTTCAATTCGGCTTTGGCGTTTTTAATCTGCTCAACGAGTCCTTCCGCTTCGGCTCTGGCCTTGGCCGCTTGCTCTTCCATGGTCGAAGCCCGTATGAGCGTGTCGCGTTGCTCTCTGCACTCCAGGAGCTTTTGCGCAATGCCGCCAATCATGTCGTCGAGCATTTCCATGTCGGTATTCATGCGGCCTCCCTTATGGCTTTTTTGGCTTGCATCAGGGCTTGCCGCACAACCATCTTGGCGGCACAAACATCGCATCCGGCTGCATCCATCGCCGCTTTGATGTTTTCCAATGCCGTGACCACATCATTTTGTGCCGTGGCCTCCTGCGCAGGGGACTGAAACGGTTGTTCATGATGGGATGTGGTCGTTGCCTTGGATTGGATTGTGGCGCGAGATGGTTCCTGTTCTTGTTGGATTTGCATGGCTGCACGAGCGTGTGCATGCTCCTGCTTGGCGTTGTCGAGTTGTTCACTGAGTTCAGCTATTTTGGCGTCTATTTCCGGCAACGTTCCCGCGGGCAAGTCCATGTCCGCTCGTGATTTGGCAAATCTGGCCGCGTCCCGCTTGGTGTTGTCGCGTTGCTGTTGGAGGCTCTTGAGGGTGTTTTCGGCTCGGGCAATGTCTTTTTCAATGCTGATGACATCGCCCTGTGGTGGATACAGGGAAAAAAGCGTCTCAATTTGTTTCGGACCGGACAAGCTCATAAAGGCCGAGACGTCGACAACATGTTCGTCGCGTACGGCGTCGCCAACTTCGGCCGCGCTGGCTTTGCGTTCATTAATGCGAAGACTTTGTGTATTCTTGTCGTCGAATCGCCGAAGGCGTCGTTCGATTAACGTGCCATTCTGCATTTCAGCCACGACACGCACGTCTCTTTTTGCTCCCTGCGATGGGTCGGAAAAGGCGTCGATGATATCGCCGATCTTTTTCCCGGCTGTACCGGGAATGTATCCCATGACTGCGAGTTGCAACGCTTGACTGATGCTTGATTTGCCGGAGCCATTGGGACCGATGACAAGATTCCTTTGGGTCAGGGCTTGGTCCATATCCAAGCCCTTGAACGATTTTGCAGCGATACGGGCTATCATTGGTCTTCCTCCATCGCGTCCATCTGGCGGTTCATCGCGTCGCTGACGGCACGCATGTTTTCAGCTGTCATTGTCGTGTGATCAGGCGAAACGGCCAGGGCGTGGCAGGCCCGCAGAAAGATATCTTTGAACGCCTCGGCGGCTACGGCGAGATTTGCACGCATCTTGGCTGTCTCGGGATCGTCGTCAGCGACAGGCGACGATTCCGGCTCCACATCTTTGGGTGGAGTGGAGGAGAACGTCTTCCCGTTAGTGGTTCCCATGTCGTAGGTCTGATCCGATTCCGGTTCGACCGCCATTCCCATGGGCTTCCCCTCGTCCTGGTCGTCTTCGGAGCCAAGAAGTTCGGCTTCGTCTTCAATGCGCTCCGTGCCGCGCTTTAATTCGATGGTTTGTTTCCCGTTTTGGCCTTCAGGAAGCGCAAAGTCCTGACTTTCGGTGAGCGCTTCGACACGGCGCTGGATGTCGGCATATTGGGTCGTGTCCCATTTCAGGAGACTGCCGTTGTCCGGTCTCCAACAATGTATTGTGACATCCCATACCGGGGCGGGTGCTTTTTGCAGACCAAGCAAGTGTTTCGTGGCATTGCGTCGGGCAAATGTTTGGGCAAAATCAATGGCTTTTTTTTCGCGATTGAGGATTTCGCCGTACCATTTCATGGCCTCGTCGTGCGTCGTGTTGACATACAGGACAACGGCTTCGTCAAAATGGTATCGAGCCCATGTCCCGTCTTCCGGCGGTGCCATATCATTGGGCAACAACCGAAATGCTTGTGGAAATTTCTTCGCTTTGGCGATGAGATCAATCATACGATAGGCCGGGACATCGTAGGTTGTTGTCCAGTCTGCGACCTGAGGCAGCCCGGCACGAGAAAATCGGAATGCGACTGCTCGGGCGTAAATGTTGAGGATGCGATTATTATTCGGATCGCGAATGACATGCGGATTGGCTTGTTCGATGCCGTCCACGATGACGGTTTTCGGGAAGATGACGCATGTTCCGGTGGCTTCGGCCAACATCTCGTAGCCTTGAGCCGACACGACCCAGGGGCCGTTATAGACAGGCTGAACGAGGCCACCATTTTCGCTGCTCAACCTCAACCGTCCTTTTGTGGCGCGAATTTGGCCGTGTTCATTTTGGAGTGCGAAGGCTTCGTCTTCAGCTAAGACGAGCAC comes from Desulfovibrio inopinatus DSM 10711 and encodes:
- a CDS encoding phage Gp37/Gp68 family protein, with protein sequence MADNTKINWADATWNPIIGCSKISPACDNCYAERTACRLAQNPKTADTYSQVVGCTSKAWNGKTAFVESALEIPLHWKRPRRIFVGSMTDIFHPTVQDEWLDHVFAVMALCPQHTFMVLTKRPEGMREYVEQGEKRNWAEHLSDVAMDITHNEEAECQVYNSINGNLVGKMNVGWPMRNVWLGVTVENQQMADYRIPILLNTPAAVRFVSCEPLLGKVNLHRYMMLTEDNQDIEHFDRHGWAYDSWSGGFWGTHDSTYSPEPGLHWAICGGESGPNARPMHPDWVRSLRDQCGAANVPFWFKQWGEWTCTYDRDDDPDWRNLPKDKSKKQRFMNLAGGHGFHGERVVFMERVGSKKSGRLLDGAEHNGLPG
- a CDS encoding helix-turn-helix domain-containing protein, which produces MTITENQRQHIRQARQNADKTCRELGQATGVKPSEISMIEGGRMECDRETYELICAALEVDPIKSPPKNVINFPTSPKHSPHVSGEAVCLNCKHEWISIAPVGTTWLECPNCGLHKGAGKYPVIPQEYWQCTCGMELFYITPKGAMCPQCGKMQAW
- a CDS encoding phosphoadenosine phosphosulfate reductase family protein, translated to MNVNVVSISGGVDSTATALLAIERMTPNLRFVFADTGNEHPLTLEYIGYLENVFKAPIMKVKADFSAKIETRRRKLVSRIKDRKKTGWTNKRLRQALWTLTPTGNPFLDMCLYHSRFPSATRRFCSGELKVIPIQQAVFAVILDNGDKPISWQGIRWDESPRRALLPMHEEGEIDIYRPIASWSKKKCFDYLAQHGVEPNPLYKMGMHRVGCMPCIFARKAELSNISRMFPEELDRISRWERRVSLAARRGISSFFSYDKTPRGKNSKNFNNCTVYHVANWATTNRNGQASMLDILPQPECVSEYGLCE
- a CDS encoding ParA family protein, which codes for MYITSIANQKGGVGKTTTTTNLSYNLSRRKKKVLVIDCDPQGNASQTLSKVSPFELEKNIGMLFSDGATFSSCAVPCKYEGIHLIPNNLNAGSITLSVDYNDPMRFIGFRTALERDIDFMKTFDYVLIDCPPQIDSLFLNNALVVSDFYIIPVEAGSAYALSGVDALLRVVNKIVAVNPKLKLLGALLTLLDKRTKAGKIIANSVKAYFQPENVFKTQIHRNTVIERSNIAGRCICDFDESALGCRNYRDLATEFMDRIESFNG
- a CDS encoding ATP-dependent helicase — encoded protein: MNTIATTETIQTQQSMPPQVVTLNAQQREAVTVDQDKHRQVLVLAGAGSGKTRVLTERIAHLIEDCKVHPSEIVAITFTRLAAKEMKERLEARLGKNAYGLSVSTMHGLAFRLLRQFGDLLGLRTDRFTVYSSLEEDMLLKDVAEEMGGYDSASKRWKVKRKDIAEAFAHYREHFQEPPADEPAANIVRGFYQRCRENNAVTHDGLMIGLRQLMPRIAQYLHWRYLLVDECQDLDGQQWMIVNDVMEHCGSALFAVGDIDQSIYEWRGAIPGYLVSQAEKFHILRLEQNYRNGRTIVDAANNLIDHNANRLPKTMVPARQEEGEIGLAEKTQGQGALFENVLHINLEACIVSQARDVKSGSLAVLCRTHDLLEGTSNELDTFGIKNIHVGSASKLQNSPEFMRIHAVLKLMINPFDNFSFMVIREYCDVSRETYAQIRINAAKLGLSHFQVWKQSVGFSPFAGLELVDDALNVAQDWFLPSSPVEMNFLESIVEQHDITTVSGLLEYLAFQDAQDDLSIDDETVPLMTVHAAKGLEWDNVVLIGFDDGVFPSKRNANIEEERRLAYVALTRAANSITIVHDQQKPSRFIAEMGA
- a CDS encoding ATP-binding protein; this encodes MIARIAAKSFKGLDMDQALTQRNLVIGPNGSGKSSISQALQLAVMGYIPGTAGKKIGDIIDAFSDPSQGAKRDVRVVAEMQNGTLIERRLRRFDDKNTQSLRINERKASAAEVGDAVRDEHVVDVSAFMSLSGPKQIETLFSLYPPQGDVISIEKDIARAENTLKSLQQQRDNTKRDAARFAKSRADMDLPAGTLPEIDAKIAELSEQLDNAKQEHAHARAAMQIQQEQEPSRATIQSKATTTSHHEQPFQSPAQEATAQNDVVTALENIKAAMDAAGCDVCAAKMVVRQALMQAKKAIREAA